In one window of Zingiber officinale cultivar Zhangliang chromosome 11A, Zo_v1.1, whole genome shotgun sequence DNA:
- the LOC122032815 gene encoding wall-associated receptor kinase 5-like, whose amino-acid sequence MHSATAALAMSLLLSQMLLLLAVAPAVPDGRCQTRCGDVEISYPFGIGAIGTNCSWDGETEDYICNSIETGSGANCFLGGGFNLTCNTMEGGLMKPFYYNVEVLNISLVMGQVRMLNHISSSCYNPNDGTVSESGWYSLNIGDPYRFSDLHNKFTVVGCDTLAYIIVRQGSNRYASGCVSMCWDEQSIANGSCSGLGCCQTSIPKNLTYYRVSFPTTFNNSDTWRFGRCSYAALLEAEWFRFQTSYITTNRLTQNNNGGVPVVVDWAIGNETCEVAKLNQTSYVCLSAHSDCVDSSNGPGYLCNCSKGYQGNPYVSDGCQDINECNLQPNPCSDGICHNVPGNYSCDCPEGTHGNAYSGTCTPNQKLSLAVKAVIGTSISLIFLLVFGMCICMFCQRRKLIQSRKRYFSEHGGMQLREEMRLQSLAFRIFSKEELERATNKFDKNRILGQGGYGTVYKGDMGEDQFVAIKQPKVINERQKKEFGKEMLILSQVNHRNIVKLLGCCLEVEVPMLVYEFVPNGNLFELIHSRNIDNLPLAVRLNIARDSADALAYLHSSASPPIIHGDVKSANILLHENFTAKVSDFGASRLNPKDEEQFATLVQGTCGYLDPEYLQTCKLTEKSDVYSFGVVLLELLTRRKAIYFEDNEGETSLASNFILAKKEDRLQELLDKQVTNEGDAELIGRIGELAVQCLSVRGEERPTMKDVADQLNNMGKFHPVPWTPPNAEDIESFLPVPSDAQTSTGNTSYIQEVALLIEYAR is encoded by the exons ATGCATTCAGCTACTGCAGCACTCGCCATGTCTCTGCTCCTCTCCCAAATGCTATTACTACTTGCAGTTGCACCTGCTGTGCCTGACGGCAGATGCCAAACGAGATGCGGCGACGTGGAGATCTCTTACCCCTTCGGCATCGGCGCCATCGGCACTAACTGTTCCTGGGACGGGGAAACGGAAGATTATATCTGCAACAGTATCGAAACTGGCAGCGGCGCTAACTGTTTCTTGGGAGGAGGTTTCAATCTAACCTGCAACACCATGGAAGGTGGCCTCATGAAGCCATTCTATTACAATGTTGAGGTCCTCAATATTTCGTTGGTGATGGGCCAAGTGCGCATGCTCAACCACATATCCTCCTCCTGCTACAATCCAAATGACGGCACTGTCTCTGAGTCAGGCTGGTATTCATTGAATATTGGTGACCCGTATAGGTTCTCTGATCTCCACAACAAGTTCACTGTCGTCGGCTGCGATACCCTTGCCTACATAATCGTCCGGCAAGGAAGCAATAGATACGCCAGTGGCTGTGTGTCCATGTGCTGGGATGAACAGAGCATCGCCAATGGCTCCTGCTCAGGACTCGGTTGCTGCCAGACTTCTATACCCAAGAATCTCACCTACTATCGAGTCTCCTTTCCTACGACTTTCAACAACTCGGATACTTGGAGATTTGGCAGATGCAGCTACGCTGCCTTGTTGGAGGCCGAGTGGTTCCGGTTCCAAACATCTTACATCACCACGAACCGATTGACGCAAAATAACAATGGCGGGGTTCCGGTGGTCGTGGACTGGGCCATTGGAAATGAGACCTGTGAGGTAGCTAAGCTCAACCAAACCTCTTATGTCTGCCTCAGTGCTCACAGCGACTGCGTCGACTCCTCCAATGGTCCTGGTTATCTCTGCAACTGTTCCAAGGGATACCAAGGCAATCCTTACGTCTCCGACGGATGCCAAG ACATCAACGAATGCAATCTGCAACCAAATCCATGCTCAGATGGCATCTGCCACAACGTGCCCGGTAATTATAGTTGTGACTGCCCCGAAGGCACGCACGGTAACGCTTACAGTGGAACATGCACCCCAAATCAGAAGCTTTCCTTGGCGGTGAAAGCGGTTATAG GCACCTCCATCAGCTTGATTTTCTTACTGGTATTTGGCATGTGCATCTGTATGTTTTGTCAGAGAAGAAAACTTATCCAGTCGAGGAAAAGATATTTCAGTGAACATGGGGGCATGCAATTACGGGAAGAGATGAGACTACAAAGTCTTGCATTTAGGATCTTTTCAAAAGAAGAATTAGAGAGGGCAACAAATAAatttgacaagaacagaatcCTTGGGCAAGGCGGATATGGAACTGTTTACAAAGGAGATATGGGAGAGGATCAGTTTGTCGCCATCAAGCAGCCAAAGGTTATAAATGAGAGACAAAAGAAAGAATTTGGAAAGGAAATGCTTATTCTTTCCCAAGTCAATCATAGGAACATAGTCAAGCTCTTGGGCTGTTGTTTGGAAGTGGAGGTTCCCATGTTGGTCTATGAGTTTGTCCCTAATGGTAACTTGTTTGAACTAATCCACAGCAGGAACATAGACAACCTCCCTTTGGCTGTGCGTTTAAACATTGCTCGTGATTCCGCTGATGCTCTTGCTTATTTACATTCTTCGGCTTCGCCTCCAATCATTCATGGAGACGTGAAGTCTGCCAACATCCTACTACATGAAAATTTCACTGCAAAAGTTTCTGATTTCGGAGCTTCGAGGCTAAATCCCAAGGATGAAGAGCAATTTGCTACCTTGGTTCAAGGGACCTGCGGTTACTTGGACCCCGAGTACCTTCAAACATGCAAATTAACTGAAAAGAGTGACGTTTATAGCTTTGGTGTAGTGCTCTTAGAATTACTGACACGAAGGAAGGCAATTTATTTTGAAGACAATGAAGGAGAAACGAGCCTTGCATCAAACTTTATTTTGGCCAAGAAAGAGGATCGACTCCAGGAACTCTTGGACAAGCAAGTGACAAATGAAGGAGATGCAGAGTTGATCGGAAGGATCGGAGAACTGGCAGTGCAGTGCTTGAGTGTAAGGGGAGAAGAAAGACCTACGAtgaaggatgtggccgaccagcTAAACAACATGGGAAAGTTCCATCCTGTTCCATGGACACCACCAAATGCTGAGGACATTGAGAGTTTCCTTCCTGTTCCATCAGATGCTCAGACGTCTACCGGTAACACTAGTTATATTCAAGAGGTTGCATTGCTCATTGAATATGCAAGGTAA